A single Mytilus trossulus isolate FHL-02 chromosome 12, PNRI_Mtr1.1.1.hap1, whole genome shotgun sequence DNA region contains:
- the LOC134693809 gene encoding uncharacterized protein LOC134693809 yields MEKKTQRNRSKNFESSEITLITELVQQNISIISDKFNSSQGTSSVTSEKKKLIWEHITERVNSLGVCPRSTKEIKNKWSNLHQEAKKAYSEKARDHQRTGGGPPPKPLTEAQERIVDIYKDCPSFTGLQGVESPIEDSSLTTTGHEAVEIVSTPQSMNLLSKFVDQFKEGSANSVSTSHPSPSIECEERAPAASTEDVQIIDVHLTSEKTKKRKIKPEDVTRMQYEVLVEQKKKLIQQTLYYELMNKKLKIHLDIED; encoded by the exons ATGGAGAAAAAGACGCAGAGAAATCGTTCAAAAAACTTCGAATCGTCTGAAATAACATTGATCACGGAACTGGTGCAACAGAACATATCCATTATCAGTGATAAATTTAATTCAAGTCAGGGCACCAGTTCCGTGAccagtgaaaaaaaaaagttgatctgGGAGCACATAACCGAAAGGGTCAACTCTTTAGGTGTGTGCCCCAGATCcacaaaagaaattaaaaataagtggTCAAATTTGCATCAAGAGGCCAAAAAAGCCTACTCAGAGAAGGCCCGTGACCACCAGAGAACTGGCGGTGGTCCACCACCAAAACCTTTGACAGAGGCACAGGAGAGGATTGTTGACATATACAAAGATTGCCCCAGTTTTACGGGATTGCAGGGGGTGGAGTCACCAATTGAAGATTCCAGTCTCACAACAACAG GTCATGAGGCAGTTGAAATTGTTAGTACGCCACAATCAATGAATTTACTATCAAAGTTTGTTGATCAATTCAAAGAAGGATCTGCTAATTCTGTATCCACAAGCCATCCCAGTCCATCAATTGAGTGTGAAGAGAGAGCACCTGCAGCATCAACAGAAGATGTGCAGATCATTGATGTGCATTTAACATctgaaaa AACCAAGAAGAGGAAAATAAAACCTGAAGATGTGACAAGAATGCAATATGAGGTGCTGgttgaacaaaagaaaaaattaattcaGCAAACACTATATTATGAACTAATGAATAAGAAGCTTAAAATACATCTAGACATTGAAGattga
- the LOC134693807 gene encoding putative nuclease HARBI1 translates to MAANVLFDQLGRQRNDRVYRERIDHLDQMRDEEVRKRYRFNKESIRFICNLLRDKLQQPTKRSQALSVELQVLIALRFYATGNFLQVLGDTVGIDKGTASRVVRKVSLALSELLPVYVKWPSEDEKREIKNDFYKMAGFPGVIGCIDGTHVRIQRPSENEPAFINRKGYPSINVQAVCDSKGRFTNLVARWPGSTHDSHMLRTSNLRTVLERDNNGLQNGILLGDSGYACKPYLVTPYLRPSDQSQERYNGSHCRTRVTIERAFGWWKRRFHCLHGELRMHPERVCTIIGACAVLHNLAILLREPQLDQDQDVDIGEINGQNNGQEDGNGVRNYITRTFFSQ, encoded by the exons ATGGCAGccaatgttttatttgaccaacTCGGACGCCAGCGAAATGACCGTGTGTACAGGGAAAGGATTGATCACTTAGATCAAATGCGCGACGAGGAAGTTAGGAAAAGATACAGATTCAACAAAGAAAGTATCAGGTTCATTTGTAACTTACTTAGAGACAAACTGCAGCAACCCACTAAGAGATCACAGGCTCTCTCTGTAGAGCTCCAG gtCTTGATAGCATTACGTTTCTATGCTACTGGCAACTTTCTGCAAGTGTTGGGAGATACTGTGGGAATAGATAAGGGAACTGCATCTCGAGTCGTAAGAAAGGTATCCCTTGCCTTGTCAGAGCTCCTCCCAGTTTATGTAAAATGGCCTTCCGAGGACGAGAAGAGAGAAATAAAGAATGATTTCTACAAAATGGCTGGCTTCCCTGGAGTAATTGGCTGTATTGATGGGACACATGTTCGGATACAGCGCCCGTCTGAAAATGAACCTGCCTTTATAAACAGAAAAGGGTACCCTTCCATCAATGTACAGGCTGTTTGTGACAGCAAAG GAAGGTTCACAAATCTAGTAGCAAGATGGCCAGGCAGTACCCACGACAGCCATATGCTAAGAACCAGCAACCTAAGAACCGTTTTAGAGAGGGACAACAACGGTTTGCAAAATGGTATTCTTCTTGGTGACAGTGGTTATGCCTGCAAACCATATTTAGTAACACCATACTTGAGACCATCTGACCAGAGCCAAGAAAGATACAATGGTTCACATTGCAGAACAAGAGTTACAATAGAAAGAGCTTTTGGTTGGTGGAAAAGACGTTTCCACTGTCTACATGGAGAACTTAGGATGCACCCTGAGAGAGTCTGCACAATAATTG gTGCTTGTGCAGTCTTGCACAATTTGGCAATTCTTTTAAGAGAGCCACAATTGGACCAGGACCAAGATGTTGACATTGGGGAGATTAATGGACAAAACAATGGCCAAGAAGATGGAAATGGTGTAAGAAACTACATTACAAGAACCTTTTTTAGccaataa